In Promicromonospora sp. Populi, one genomic interval encodes:
- a CDS encoding lantibiotic dehydratase has product MSRPNRLMRHSGPVVLRLATTPHGALGHWWPDPYNQASALTWLRQAWTMDTFADQVRAAAPRLAATIDAVLTGQAEPRTVRRVTDSVVRYALRATGRAIPFGLFAGVATATLGPTRVEVGTDHRPYASADTTWTATVRSMLESRPDVLPHLILQAVDTATRHGDVLIVPRPGGQTGVVPVTGPLDRLLDLTKTPAAYPDVVDALTRAGGTPDRMARLFADALAAGVLVTSLHPAMTVTDPLSHLLRTLGPVVGDLDVETAGIVADLGEVLRLIDEHNTASPDDARHLRSILDKKMTQVADSGKVRLSINTRVDATIRVSEKVVREAERAAHALMRLSRHAQGRPTWAAYQATFWDRYGAGVLVPLRDAVDLAAGVGLPHGFPASPWPEPAMKILDRDEHLARLAQAATIGDTEVLLTDDDVERLACTPLPDQVPAPHAAISVRVHAPDTSAVDAGDFTLTVRPSWSAGVLTGRFTQLLEDGDLAASYRDLPTLTEGALSAQLSFTPVYPHAQNVARIPQYLPHVISVGEHRGPGPEVIDLDDLAVMSTGSRLLLVSLSRRRVVEPVVLNALALEKQAPPIARFIAMVGRSASTWWTEFDWGPVASCLPYLPRVRYGRTILSTARWTLTTSDLPGGFGPAWHDALLAWARTWRCPQVVDLSDADRTLRLDLTEPAHVRLLHAELGRKRQVTLTEAASDEATAWIGHAHSLVLPLVTTRPPEPHPDLTDAPVLRNTDASTPHTGRWVQAKVFTTPAVLNHVIAHRLPALIAALDGRPMWFVRYRNAQEDDHLRIRVAGTGDRATIGRAIDSWFAQLRGAGLASRLVYDAYRPETGRYGTGPVVDVAEAVFAADSDAVRHALTHPPHRDRRVTCALGMINIAQGFLGDTEGLQALAGTSAGGPGEHDVTRQTARAATATLPEDARTAALRAYRLYVDDARTPRILKSLLHMHHNRFIGPDRDSETVVLHAAAQAARSLLARTTEQ; this is encoded by the coding sequence ATGTCCCGACCCAACAGGCTCATGCGACACAGCGGACCGGTCGTGCTACGCCTGGCCACCACACCGCACGGCGCGCTCGGGCACTGGTGGCCCGACCCCTACAACCAGGCCTCCGCCCTGACCTGGCTCCGGCAGGCGTGGACGATGGATACGTTCGCCGATCAGGTGCGTGCCGCCGCGCCCAGGCTGGCTGCCACCATCGACGCGGTCCTGACCGGGCAGGCCGAGCCGAGGACGGTGCGGCGGGTCACCGACTCCGTGGTTCGGTACGCGCTGCGGGCCACGGGGCGCGCCATCCCGTTCGGCCTGTTCGCCGGGGTCGCCACTGCGACCCTCGGCCCCACCCGCGTCGAGGTGGGTACGGACCACCGCCCCTACGCATCCGCCGACACGACCTGGACCGCGACCGTCCGGTCAATGCTCGAGTCCCGCCCGGACGTCCTGCCACACCTGATCCTCCAGGCTGTCGACACCGCCACCCGGCACGGTGACGTCCTGATCGTGCCGCGCCCCGGCGGGCAGACAGGGGTCGTGCCCGTCACCGGGCCGCTGGACCGTCTGCTCGACCTGACCAAGACCCCCGCCGCTTACCCGGACGTCGTAGACGCGCTGACCCGGGCGGGCGGCACACCGGACCGCATGGCGCGCCTGTTCGCCGACGCGCTGGCCGCAGGCGTGCTGGTCACGTCCCTGCACCCGGCTATGACCGTCACGGACCCGCTCTCCCATCTCCTGCGTACCCTCGGTCCGGTAGTCGGCGACCTGGACGTGGAGACGGCCGGGATCGTCGCTGACCTGGGCGAGGTGCTGCGGCTCATCGACGAGCACAACACCGCGAGCCCAGACGACGCTCGGCACCTGCGCAGCATCCTGGACAAGAAGATGACCCAGGTCGCCGACTCCGGGAAGGTCCGCCTGAGCATCAACACCCGAGTCGACGCGACCATCAGGGTGTCCGAGAAGGTCGTGCGCGAGGCCGAACGAGCCGCGCACGCGCTGATGCGCCTATCCCGGCACGCCCAGGGGCGTCCGACGTGGGCGGCGTACCAGGCGACGTTCTGGGACAGGTACGGCGCCGGGGTCCTCGTTCCCCTGCGGGATGCGGTCGACCTGGCCGCCGGGGTCGGGTTGCCGCACGGCTTCCCGGCCTCGCCGTGGCCGGAGCCCGCCATGAAGATCCTCGATCGAGACGAGCACCTCGCCAGGCTGGCGCAGGCCGCGACGATCGGCGACACCGAGGTGCTGCTCACCGACGACGACGTCGAACGCCTTGCCTGCACGCCCCTGCCCGACCAGGTGCCCGCGCCGCACGCGGCGATCTCCGTGCGTGTGCACGCACCTGACACTTCTGCCGTCGACGCCGGCGACTTCACGCTCACTGTTCGGCCCTCATGGTCGGCCGGTGTCCTGACCGGCCGGTTCACGCAGCTACTGGAAGACGGCGACCTCGCCGCGTCCTACCGGGATCTGCCGACCCTGACCGAGGGCGCATTGTCGGCGCAACTGTCGTTCACGCCGGTGTATCCGCACGCGCAGAACGTCGCCCGCATCCCGCAGTACCTGCCGCACGTGATCAGCGTCGGTGAGCACCGCGGCCCCGGTCCGGAGGTCATCGACCTGGACGACCTCGCCGTGATGTCCACGGGATCGCGGTTGCTGCTGGTGTCCCTGTCGCGCCGCCGCGTCGTCGAACCTGTCGTGCTGAACGCCCTGGCGCTGGAGAAGCAGGCGCCGCCGATCGCCCGGTTCATCGCGATGGTCGGGCGGTCCGCTTCCACCTGGTGGACCGAGTTCGACTGGGGCCCCGTCGCCTCCTGCCTGCCGTACCTGCCGCGGGTCCGCTACGGGCGCACCATCCTGTCTACGGCCCGGTGGACCCTGACGACCAGCGACCTTCCCGGCGGGTTTGGTCCGGCGTGGCACGACGCACTGCTCGCGTGGGCGCGGACCTGGCGGTGCCCGCAGGTGGTGGACCTGTCCGACGCGGACCGGACCCTGCGCCTGGACCTGACCGAACCCGCACACGTGCGCCTCCTGCACGCTGAGCTCGGCCGCAAACGACAGGTCACCCTCACTGAGGCTGCCTCGGACGAGGCGACCGCATGGATCGGGCACGCCCATAGCCTGGTCCTGCCGCTCGTGACGACCCGACCACCCGAACCGCATCCGGACCTGACGGACGCTCCCGTGCTGCGCAACACCGACGCGTCCACCCCGCATACCGGCCGGTGGGTGCAGGCGAAGGTCTTCACCACCCCGGCCGTGCTGAACCACGTCATCGCGCACCGCCTGCCCGCGCTCATCGCCGCCCTGGACGGGCGGCCCATGTGGTTCGTCCGCTACCGCAACGCCCAGGAGGACGACCACCTACGCATCCGGGTGGCCGGCACCGGAGACCGGGCCACGATCGGGCGCGCGATCGACTCGTGGTTCGCGCAACTGCGTGGTGCCGGGCTCGCCTCCCGGCTCGTCTACGACGCGTATCGACCCGAGACCGGCCGGTACGGGACCGGGCCGGTCGTGGACGTCGCCGAGGCCGTGTTCGCGGCCGACAGCGACGCCGTCCGCCACGCCCTGACCCACCCGCCGCACCGGGACCGGCGCGTGACCTGCGCGCTCGGGATGATCAACATCGCCCAGGGATTCCTCGGCGATACCGAAGGACTGCAGGCCCTGGCTGGGACGTCAGCCGGTGGTCCTGGCGAGCACGACGTGACCCGTCAGACCGCCCGCGCCGCCACGGCCACCCTGCCCGAGGACGCGCGCACCGCTGCCCTCCGCGCGTACCGCTTGTACGTCGACGATGCCCGCACGCCCAGGATCCTGAAGTCCCTGCTGCACATGCACCACAACCGGTTCATCGGGCCCGACCGAGACTCCGAGACCGTCGTCCTACACGCCGCCGCTCAGGCCGCCCGGTCTCTCCTGGCCCGGACGACCGAGCAGTGA
- a CDS encoding YbhB/YbcL family Raf kinase inhibitor-like protein: MDFTRPYPPDPYTLLPAPATFTLTSTDLTDGERMPDAHAAHDQDISPALAWSGFPEGTRSFVVTCYDPDAPTPMGYHHWTVVDLPPDVTSLDTGAGAPDGAGLPAGAFHTHSDGHTPGFEGAGPPPGDHPHRYIFAVHALDVAPGELGLGPDNTNAQVAFNVYFHLLGRATLTATYSR, from the coding sequence ATGGACTTCACTCGGCCATACCCGCCCGACCCGTACACGCTGCTCCCGGCGCCCGCTACCTTCACGCTGACCAGCACCGACCTGACCGACGGTGAGCGCATGCCGGACGCGCACGCCGCGCACGACCAGGACATCTCCCCCGCCCTGGCGTGGAGCGGATTCCCCGAGGGCACCAGGTCGTTCGTGGTGACCTGCTACGACCCCGACGCGCCGACGCCGATGGGCTACCACCACTGGACCGTCGTGGACCTGCCGCCCGACGTGACGTCGCTCGACACCGGCGCGGGCGCACCCGACGGCGCGGGCCTGCCCGCGGGCGCGTTCCACACCCACAGCGACGGCCACACCCCGGGGTTCGAGGGTGCCGGCCCGCCGCCCGGTGACCACCCGCACCGGTACATCTTCGCGGTGCACGCCCTGGACGTCGCGCCCGGCGAGCTGGGCCTGGGCCCGGACAACACCAACGCGCAGGTGGCGTTCAACGTGTACTTCCACCTGCTGGGCCGCGCCACGCTGACGGCGACCTACAGCCGATGA
- a CDS encoding NUDIX domain-containing protein — translation MTIALEETSGKDIGSAEHTRSIPQKRSAATMVFTDAAGRVLLCEPTYKQVWEAPGGAVEGNESPRDGAVREVHEELGLVVEPGRLVAVDYVPPIEGRTESLIFVYDGGHMADEQVAAIHLADEELRSWAWCTVDQVHERMRPLVARRIEAALGAIRDGGVVELENGYSVSTKLTE, via the coding sequence GTGACGATCGCTCTTGAAGAGACTTCGGGCAAGGACATCGGTTCGGCGGAGCACACGCGCTCGATCCCGCAGAAGCGGTCGGCGGCGACGATGGTGTTCACCGATGCTGCGGGGCGGGTGTTGTTGTGCGAGCCGACGTACAAGCAGGTCTGGGAAGCCCCCGGCGGCGCCGTCGAGGGCAATGAGTCTCCCCGCGATGGCGCCGTGCGGGAGGTGCATGAGGAACTGGGCTTGGTGGTCGAGCCGGGTCGCCTGGTGGCGGTGGACTACGTCCCGCCGATCGAGGGTCGTACGGAGAGCCTGATCTTCGTGTACGACGGCGGGCACATGGCCGACGAGCAGGTCGCGGCGATCCATCTGGCCGACGAGGAGCTGCGGTCCTGGGCGTGGTGCACGGTCGATCAGGTGCACGAGCGGATGCGTCCCCTGGTCGCTCGCCGCATCGAGGCGGCGCTCGGCGCCATCCGCGATGGCGGCGTGGTGGAGCTGGAGAACGGCTACTCGGTCAGCACGAAGCTGACCGAGTAG
- the fxlM gene encoding methyltransferase, FxLD system: protein MNTAPAADDLRNELIDSITRTRPLPARIEAALRTVHRHEHVPGIDLETAYSNRAISIKDDPDGPLPLSLASVPSVVAMMLTQLDAQPGDNILEIGAGTGYNAALLSELVGPAGHVTTVDIDPGVALYARKALNRTGYNDVTVIERDGLLGAPEHGPYDRIIAAVGLWDIPPAWWDQLKDGGRVVLPLRWRGQTQSAALNRHGDTLASDSLELCGFVPIIGQHGERTTSLLDDQIRLHHDQDQPVAPATLDGAFDIAPVVVWSDTQVATTEPFDGMWLHTTALDDRVCRIEITQHAMDAGVQRPAIPVRTPALVDGDSLAYMVFDRTDVAPGHARLGAVGYGNHATALASRLVDHIDTWGTRRDQLPTLTITRGPARDGAGHAIVKENTQMVLNLPDMTTR from the coding sequence GTGAACACCGCACCGGCAGCCGACGACCTACGCAACGAGCTCATCGACTCCATCACCCGGACCCGCCCGCTCCCGGCCCGCATCGAGGCCGCCCTGCGCACTGTGCACCGCCACGAGCACGTGCCAGGCATCGACCTGGAGACCGCGTACTCCAACCGCGCGATCTCCATCAAGGACGACCCTGACGGCCCCCTGCCGCTGTCCCTGGCGTCGGTGCCGTCCGTCGTCGCGATGATGCTCACCCAGCTCGACGCCCAGCCCGGGGACAACATCCTGGAGATCGGCGCCGGCACCGGATACAACGCCGCGCTCCTATCCGAGCTCGTCGGCCCGGCAGGGCACGTCACCACCGTCGACATCGACCCCGGTGTGGCGCTGTATGCCCGCAAGGCTCTCAACCGCACCGGATACAACGACGTCACCGTCATCGAACGCGACGGCCTGCTCGGCGCCCCCGAGCACGGCCCCTACGACCGCATCATCGCCGCCGTCGGCCTATGGGACATCCCGCCCGCCTGGTGGGACCAGCTCAAGGACGGCGGCCGCGTCGTCCTGCCGCTGCGCTGGCGCGGACAGACCCAGTCGGCCGCCCTGAACCGCCACGGCGACACCCTCGCCTCCGACAGCCTCGAGCTGTGCGGATTCGTCCCCATCATCGGACAGCACGGCGAACGCACCACCAGCCTGCTCGACGACCAGATCCGCCTCCACCACGACCAGGACCAGCCGGTCGCGCCCGCCACGCTCGACGGCGCCTTCGACATTGCTCCCGTCGTGGTGTGGTCCGACACACAGGTCGCCACCACCGAACCCTTCGACGGCATGTGGCTCCACACCACCGCACTGGATGATCGGGTCTGCCGCATCGAGATCACCCAGCACGCCATGGATGCCGGCGTCCAACGACCCGCCATACCCGTGCGCACGCCCGCGCTGGTCGACGGTGACTCCCTGGCGTACATGGTGTTCGACCGCACCGACGTCGCGCCCGGGCACGCACGCCTCGGCGCCGTCGGATACGGCAACCACGCGACCGCTCTCGCGAGCAGGCTGGTCGACCACATCGATACCTGGGGCACCCGTCGCGACCAGCTCCCGACCCTGACGATCACCAGGGGCCCTGCACGCGACGGCGCCGGGCACGCCATCGTCAAGGAGAACACCCAGATGGTGCTCAATCTGCCCGACATGACGACTCGGTAA
- a CDS encoding phosphotransferase, giving the protein MSSRADAVDPARIAQWCREHLGSPPVDEIFRSGNLSAVIGLRLADGREVVLKVRPDSPRIAACVEVQHRLFQAGYPCPQPLATAAFGQDIATAETYVPGGTPLPSGDAARAFAEAFARLIELAPRPDEMSTLDPPPSWAAWNHTGDGLWPRSEENPDLNLNRVAGPAWIDEAGRRARDRLRAGESEAVIGHCDWLAGNLRWNGDTLLVVHDWDSMTADSEAVLVGFAAALYSTVNVDDLATVEETDRFLDAYRHAHGRELSADELERSWAAGVWTRAYDARYQHAVGQPITSLCESEAHERLCRAGTGSPRR; this is encoded by the coding sequence ATGTCGTCCCGCGCCGACGCCGTCGATCCTGCCCGCATCGCCCAGTGGTGCAGGGAACATCTAGGCAGCCCGCCAGTGGACGAGATCTTCAGGTCCGGAAACCTGTCCGCGGTCATCGGGCTGCGGCTGGCTGACGGCAGGGAGGTCGTGCTCAAGGTGCGTCCGGACTCACCGCGGATCGCGGCCTGCGTCGAGGTGCAGCACCGCTTGTTCCAGGCGGGCTATCCATGCCCTCAGCCGCTCGCCACCGCCGCCTTCGGCCAGGACATCGCGACCGCGGAAACCTACGTCCCCGGTGGCACACCGCTCCCTAGCGGCGACGCGGCCAGAGCCTTCGCTGAGGCGTTCGCGCGGCTGATCGAGCTGGCCCCCCGGCCGGATGAGATGTCCACGCTCGACCCGCCACCGTCGTGGGCGGCGTGGAACCACACCGGGGACGGACTATGGCCACGTTCGGAGGAAAACCCTGACCTCAACCTCAACAGGGTGGCCGGTCCGGCGTGGATCGACGAGGCCGGGCGCCGCGCTCGCGACCGGCTGCGAGCCGGCGAGTCCGAAGCAGTGATCGGCCACTGCGACTGGCTTGCCGGCAACCTGCGCTGGAACGGAGACACGTTGCTGGTCGTCCACGACTGGGACAGCATGACCGCTGACAGCGAAGCCGTCCTCGTCGGCTTCGCTGCCGCGCTGTACTCGACCGTCAACGTGGACGACCTGGCAACTGTGGAGGAGACCGACCGGTTCCTCGATGCGTATCGCCACGCGCACGGCCGGGAGCTCAGCGCCGACGAGCTCGAACGGTCATGGGCGGCCGGCGTCTGGACCAGGGCCTACGACGCCAGGTACCAGCACGCGGTCGGGCAGCCCATCACCTCACTCTGCGAGAGTGAGGCCCATGAGCGCCTCTGTCGCGCTGGGACGGGCTCGCCGAGGCGATGA
- the fxlA gene encoding FxLD family lanthipeptide, whose amino-acid sequence MSTTTITTAPIPELDDWSVSFEIVDAPVVVPTACDTSDGCDPTCASSCTSD is encoded by the coding sequence TTGTCCACTACCACGATCACCACCGCACCCATCCCCGAGCTCGACGACTGGTCCGTGTCGTTCGAGATCGTCGACGCGCCCGTCGTCGTACCGACCGCCTGCGACACGAGCGACGGCTGCGATCCGACCTGCGCGTCGTCCTGCACGAGCGACTGA
- a CDS encoding siderophore-interacting protein — protein sequence MTTKTEGLDVKPSRIFDVEVARVTRLCPSFVRFTFKGPDLDKFADNGRDQRIKLFLPSPRGGWDALQRDDPDWYASWRALPDEHRNPMRTYTVRTVRQNLREVDVDVVMHGDTGPASRWALTAAAGDPMVIMGPNAEYDGIHGGVEFAPPASSHALLLAGDETAVPAIAAICESLPDDAVGEVFLEVPHPEDGWNLGAPEGVRVHWLARDGREHGDALVPAVQAAADRLLAMGVRPSTDSAPALTAAGVDLSGEAHDVDVDAEILWEVPVDEAGNPLAQDTVLYAWLAGEAGVIKTLRRYLVNECQVDRKSVAFMGYWRKGRAEN from the coding sequence GTGACCACCAAGACCGAGGGGCTCGACGTCAAGCCCTCGCGAATTTTCGATGTCGAGGTAGCGCGCGTTACGCGCCTGTGCCCGTCCTTCGTCCGCTTCACCTTCAAGGGTCCGGACCTGGACAAGTTCGCGGACAACGGCCGCGACCAGCGCATCAAGCTCTTCCTCCCGTCCCCCCGCGGCGGCTGGGACGCCCTGCAACGTGACGACCCCGACTGGTACGCCTCGTGGCGTGCGCTCCCGGACGAGCACCGCAACCCGATGCGCACCTACACGGTCCGCACCGTGCGCCAGAACCTGCGCGAGGTCGACGTCGACGTCGTCATGCACGGTGACACCGGGCCGGCCTCACGCTGGGCGCTGACCGCCGCCGCGGGCGACCCGATGGTGATCATGGGCCCCAATGCCGAGTACGACGGCATACACGGCGGCGTCGAGTTCGCCCCGCCGGCGTCCAGCCACGCGCTGCTGCTGGCCGGCGACGAGACCGCGGTGCCGGCCATCGCCGCGATCTGCGAGTCCCTGCCCGACGACGCCGTGGGCGAGGTCTTCCTCGAGGTACCTCACCCGGAGGACGGCTGGAACCTCGGCGCCCCCGAGGGTGTGCGGGTGCACTGGCTGGCGCGTGACGGGCGCGAGCACGGCGACGCGCTGGTCCCGGCCGTGCAGGCCGCGGCGGACCGGCTGCTCGCGATGGGTGTGCGGCCGTCCACGGACAGTGCGCCCGCCCTCACCGCGGCCGGCGTGGACCTGTCGGGCGAGGCGCACGACGTCGACGTCGATGCCGAGATCCTCTGGGAGGTGCCGGTCGACGAGGCGGGCAACCCCCTGGCGCAGGACACCGTGCTGTACGCGTGGCTCGCGGGCGAGGCCGGCGTCATCAAGACGCTGCGCCGCTACCTCGTGAACGAGTGCCAGGTCGACCGCAAGTCCGTGGCGTTCATGGGCTACTGGCGCAAGGGCCGCGCAGAGAACTGA
- a CDS encoding HAD family hydrolase produces the protein MSTETRLVALDIDGTIVPNGSHEVCGETAAAVRDVIAAGHHVVLSTGRSLVGTVPIAQALGLSIGTIVCSNGAVTARLDPALPGGYEVTKSHTFAVGPAITTVRKSLLGAQIGVEEIGWGYWVTRLFGPDEVNGAQRITTADQLARSRTPRMILRAPAILDLVGDLRRLGVTATPAAGDWLDVTPGSVSKASALELVRQDLGVDRRFTVGVGDGLNDLPVFEWAAYAVAMGHASDVVTAAADHVTGSIDEQGLVPVLRALIATPVAVNTR, from the coding sequence ATGAGCACTGAGACCCGCCTTGTGGCGCTGGACATCGACGGCACGATCGTGCCCAACGGCAGCCACGAGGTGTGCGGCGAGACCGCCGCAGCGGTACGCGACGTCATCGCCGCGGGGCACCACGTCGTGCTTTCCACCGGTCGGTCACTCGTCGGCACGGTGCCGATCGCCCAAGCGCTCGGCCTGTCCATCGGCACCATCGTCTGTTCCAACGGTGCGGTCACCGCCCGTCTCGACCCGGCCCTGCCAGGCGGATACGAGGTCACGAAGTCGCACACGTTCGCCGTCGGCCCGGCGATCACGACGGTCCGCAAGAGTCTCCTCGGCGCGCAGATCGGCGTCGAGGAGATCGGTTGGGGTTATTGGGTGACGCGCCTGTTCGGACCGGACGAGGTCAACGGCGCCCAGCGCATCACGACGGCCGACCAGCTCGCCCGCTCCCGCACTCCACGCATGATCCTGCGTGCCCCCGCGATCTTGGACCTGGTCGGCGACCTGCGCCGCCTCGGCGTGACCGCGACTCCCGCCGCCGGTGACTGGCTCGACGTCACCCCCGGCAGCGTGTCCAAGGCGTCTGCGCTCGAGCTCGTCCGGCAGGACCTGGGCGTCGACCGCCGGTTCACCGTCGGGGTCGGCGACGGGCTGAACGATCTGCCCGTCTTCGAGTGGGCCGCATACGCCGTCGCCATGGGCCACGCCTCCGACGTCGTCACCGCTGCTGCGGACCACGTCACCGGCTCCATCGACGAACAGGGCTTGGTGCCCGTGCTGCGCGCCCTGATCGCAACGCCCGTCGCCGTGAACACCCGGTGA
- a CDS encoding lanthionine synthetase LanC family protein, with protein MTGLHALGDGLAGTLLREVVVARRTGRWDRADATLRAMARKPIASHPDQVGLYRGAPAAAYVLHTADRPAYRAQADRLDQAVTRIVEQRLTAAERRLDDGVPPRMREYDLISGLTGLTALLLHTGSSPDLLHRGLAYLTRLLTEPTSTGDAEVPGWWTTDSPRGVPDLAMLGGHGNFGLAHGVAGPVALLALAAHAGHVVPGQLEALRHTGALLTGWARPIPDGAGHAWPAHVTPDQWTAGPPPAARRTRPSWCYGTPGIARALQLAARATDEQDLQRHAEMILAGCLSDHAQPDQITDATVCHGWAGVILVARHAAADALPDSDLPALLSDVEEQFDRTVHDEPATYARGLLTGHDGVILATETTPATTISDPAGWQTCLLLDTPRSLTP; from the coding sequence GTGACCGGGCTGCACGCCCTCGGTGACGGGCTGGCCGGAACCCTCTTGCGCGAGGTCGTCGTTGCACGGCGGACAGGGCGGTGGGACCGTGCCGACGCCACACTGCGGGCGATGGCTCGCAAGCCGATCGCCTCGCACCCTGACCAGGTCGGCCTCTACCGCGGAGCGCCCGCCGCCGCCTACGTCCTGCACACCGCGGACCGGCCCGCCTACCGAGCCCAGGCCGACCGCCTCGACCAGGCTGTGACCCGCATCGTCGAGCAGCGACTGACGGCCGCCGAGCGGCGCCTCGACGATGGTGTCCCACCACGGATGCGGGAGTACGACCTCATCAGCGGGCTCACCGGCCTGACGGCCCTGCTGCTGCACACAGGCAGCAGCCCTGATCTGCTGCACCGCGGGCTCGCCTACCTCACCCGTCTCCTGACCGAGCCCACGTCCACCGGCGACGCGGAAGTTCCGGGCTGGTGGACCACCGACAGCCCGCGCGGCGTCCCCGACCTCGCCATGCTGGGTGGGCACGGCAACTTCGGGCTCGCGCACGGCGTCGCCGGCCCGGTCGCGTTGCTCGCACTGGCTGCCCACGCCGGACACGTCGTACCCGGGCAGCTCGAAGCCCTGCGGCACACGGGCGCGCTACTCACCGGGTGGGCACGACCCATACCCGACGGCGCCGGACACGCGTGGCCAGCACACGTCACCCCGGACCAGTGGACCGCTGGACCACCACCGGCGGCACGACGCACCCGCCCGTCCTGGTGCTACGGCACACCTGGTATCGCCCGAGCCCTCCAGCTCGCCGCCCGCGCCACCGACGAACAGGACCTGCAACGGCACGCGGAGATGATCCTGGCCGGCTGCCTGAGCGACCACGCCCAGCCCGACCAGATCACCGACGCCACTGTCTGCCACGGGTGGGCCGGCGTCATCCTCGTCGCCCGGCACGCCGCAGCCGACGCACTGCCGGACAGCGACCTGCCTGCCCTCCTGTCGGACGTCGAGGAACAGTTCGACCGGACGGTCCACGACGAGCCCGCGACCTACGCTCGTGGTCTGCTGACCGGGCACGACGGCGTCATCCTTGCCACGGAAACGACGCCCGCCACGACCATCTCCGACCCCGCAGGATGGCAGACCTGTCTCCTGCTCGACACACCAAGGAGCCTCACCCCGTGA
- a CDS encoding MHYT domain-containing protein, with product MIDHFALGWVTPVLSFLLSCAGCAVGLTCTARARVARGSASTGWLALGAISIGGTGIWVMHFVAMLGFHVRGAETRFDVGLTIASGVLAIAVVGLGLFIVRAAGVGPFALLAGGIVTGLGISAMHYLGMRAVHVGVEITYAPATVVLSVAVGVVAATAGLWLSARVHNIAAGAGAAIIMGIAVSGMHYTGMSAMQAEVVRGAVATPDVGVSVGALLGPLIIGVTLSTILLLLVVGLAPSAAEMEAQEKFKGWQGRQDELQRERVSARRSPLR from the coding sequence ATGATCGACCACTTTGCGCTGGGCTGGGTCACGCCCGTGCTCTCGTTCCTGCTCTCGTGCGCCGGGTGCGCCGTCGGCCTGACCTGTACCGCCCGTGCCCGCGTCGCCCGCGGCAGCGCCAGCACCGGTTGGCTGGCTCTCGGCGCGATCTCCATCGGCGGCACCGGCATCTGGGTCATGCACTTCGTCGCCATGCTCGGCTTCCACGTCCGTGGCGCCGAGACCCGGTTCGACGTCGGCCTGACGATCGCCAGCGGCGTGCTCGCCATCGCCGTCGTGGGCCTCGGCCTCTTCATCGTCCGCGCCGCCGGGGTCGGCCCCTTCGCGCTGCTCGCGGGTGGCATCGTCACCGGCCTCGGCATCTCGGCCATGCACTACCTCGGCATGCGCGCCGTACACGTGGGCGTCGAGATCACGTACGCGCCCGCCACCGTCGTCCTGTCGGTGGCCGTCGGGGTCGTCGCCGCGACCGCCGGGCTCTGGCTCTCCGCGAGGGTGCACAACATCGCCGCCGGCGCGGGCGCCGCGATCATCATGGGCATCGCGGTGTCCGGCATGCACTACACGGGCATGTCGGCCATGCAGGCGGAGGTGGTACGCGGAGCCGTCGCCACGCCGGACGTCGGGGTGTCCGTGGGAGCGCTCCTGGGCCCGCTGATCATCGGTGTCACCCTCAGCACGATCCTGCTGCTCCTGGTGGTCGGTCTGGCGCCCAGCGCGGCCGAGATGGAGGCGCAGGAGAAGTTCAAGGGCTGGCAGGGCCGGCAGGACGAGCTCCAGCGCGAGCGCGTCAGCGCCCGCCGGTCCCCGCTGCGCTGA